A single window of Mangifera indica cultivar Alphonso chromosome 18, CATAS_Mindica_2.1, whole genome shotgun sequence DNA harbors:
- the LOC123201937 gene encoding uncharacterized protein At4g26450-like isoform X1: MHARHRNPGNVYRSNSMAMGVPPEGSARGRGFYSEYRSFNRGFGRGQGQPKSFQQPPPMPRKSDVFMEAGRLAAEYLVSQGLLPPTILSGKIQNGTFRSEDGENFQLPHEGRSSVLTRLGNSSSDVGSGRRRYPDDYNSMGLRNYLNRRKKGGSFKSSSSDWGREYGRSGSWSEKGRASPDIGGDCDSYSGNQDEQISKDVGDGLQKPGLGEVAPKSEEFSGLESELEKYNIQDEMGSRASSSSVGKDLMHETDGEFSKKSVDSTNMDVEAGELKDEICNDETKEQDALEESAIKHYSLEDDTSTKTNNDLLAFCRFAKVPTKTRSSLTCKGQKVDSVSNNDVEKTSDTILPGGSEALGENNSLVSSVVDMLPDKTLDSKYHHPEISKPSRVQSVEGVGALGSVYGVEQGHFVRSQSFPDRALICDVDQGLGQGFSDLQKSSSMVQERGGKRTMEENDSVEATKKLREWFPSMVTQSNEYSIIPSMSDKKASSQETAAPCEVSLAVDLENSVNSFQFPRRVGEPCVGYVQEKQLFPGSYKICDLNLMEASDINENHHSDPTLIYPIIPKKEATMVDVDLSMSNSIMSGEYGRRTSDGKEIEIIDLENDSAQTDKALDNSEQKTETMFTVTEGFPNHVQNAGHIPDVQDNYDGLMITQLLNNFPDCPAVPVDINALQNEMTIHNGEGALGDDDSIYMSLGEIPLSFLRSWEQPPPQEYEKPF, translated from the exons atgcatgctagacatcgAAATCCTGGAAATGTTTATAGGTCCAATTCAATGGCGATGGGTGTGCCCCCTGAAGGGTCAGCTAGAGGCCGTGGATTTTATTCAGAATACCGTAGCTTTAATCGTGGTTTTGGACGTGGCCAGGGCCAGCCTAAATCTTTTCAACAACCACCACCAATGCCACGAAAAAGTGACGTTTTCATGGAAGCTGGTCGACTTGCAGCTGAGTACTTGGTTTCTCAAGGACTGCTGCCTCCTACCATACTCTCTGGTAAAATACAAAATGGTACTTTTAGATCAGAAGATGGAGAAAACTTTCAGCTTCCACATGAAGGCAGGTCATCAGTTCTCACTCGTCTTGGGAATTCTAGTTCAGATGTGGGGTCTGGTAGGAGAAGATACCCTGATGATTATAACTCAATGGGTTTGAGAAATTATTTGAATAGAAGGAAAAAAGGAGGATCTTTTAAGAGTTCTAGCTCAGATTGGGGAAGAGAATACGGGAGAAGTGGATCATGGTCTGAAAAAGGTAGGGCTTCGCCTGATATTGGGGGTGATTGTGATTCTTATTCTGGAAATCAAGACGAACAAATTAGTAAAGATGTTGGCGATGGATTGCAGAAGCCAGGTTTAGGAGAGGTGGCACCAAAAAGTGAGGAATTCAGTGGTTTAGAGTCTGAATTGGAAAAGTACAACATCCAGGATGAAATGGGCTCAAGGGCAAGTTCTTCTAGTGTTGGGAAAGATTTAATGCATGAAACTGATGGGGAATTCTCCAAGAAATCTGTAGATTCAACAAATATGGATGTGGAAGCTGGGGAGCTGAAGGATGAGATTTGTAATGATGAAACCAAGGAACAAGATGCCTTGGAGGAATCAGCCATCAAACATTATTCTCTGGAGGATGATACTTCTACCAAGACTAATAATGACCTGCTGGCATTTTGCAGATTTGCCAAGGTGCCAACCAAAACTCGTTCTTCTTTAACATGTAAAGGCCAGAAGGTTGATTCAGTTTCAAATAATGATGTGGAAAAGACTTCTGATACCATACTTCCCGGAGGATCTGAAGCATTAGGTGAAAATAACTCTTTGGTTAGCTCGGTTGTTGATATGTTACCAGATAAAACTCTTGATTCAAAGTACCATCATCCTGAAATATCTAAACCTTCACGTGTCCAGTCAGTTGAGGGTGTTGGAGCATTAGGTTCTGTTTATGGTGTTGAGCAAGGCCATTTTGTAAGGTCTCAATCCTTCCCAGATAGAGCTTTAATTTGTGATGTTGATCAGGGATTAGGTCAGGGGTTTTCTGATCTCCAAAAGTCCAGCTCCATGGTCCAAGAGAGAGGTGGAAAACGAACTATGGAAGAGAATGATTCAGTGGAGGCAACCAAGAAACTAAGAGAATGGTTTCCATCTATGGTTACTCAATCCAATGAGTACTCCATCATACCTAGTATGAGTGACAAGAAAGCAAGTTCACAAGAAACAGCTGCACCTTGTGAAGTGAGCCTGGCTGTTGATCTGGAGAACTCGGTTAATAGTTTTCAATTCCCAAGGAGAGTTGGTGAACCTTGTGTTGGGTATGTACAGGAGAAACAATTGTTTCCTGGTTCGTATAAAATTTGTGACCTTAATCTTATGGAAGCATCTGACATAAATGAGAATCATCATAGTGATCCAACTCTAATTTACCCTATTATTCCAAAAAAAGAAGCTACAATGGTTGATGTTGATTTGTCAATGAGTAATTCCATTATGTCTGGTGAATATGGTAGACGAACAAGTGATGGTAAGGAGATTGAGATAATTGATTTAGAGAATGATTCTGCTCAAACAGACAAGGCTCTCGATAATTCAGAGCAAAA GACAGAAACTATGTTTACAGTCACGGAAGGCTTTCCTAATCATGTACAGAATGCTGGTCATATTCCTGATGTTCAGGATAATTATGATGGGCTTATGATCACGCAATTACTAAATAACTTTCCAGATTGTCCTGCAGTACCGGTGGATATAAATGCTCTGCAGAATGAGATGACCATTCACAATGGAGAG GGGGCTCTTGGTGATGATGATTCAATATATATGTCCCTTGGAGAAATACCATTAA GTTTTTTGCGTAGCTGGGAGCAGCCACCACCACAGGAGTATGAGAAGCCCTTTTGA
- the LOC123201937 gene encoding uncharacterized protein At4g26450-like isoform X2: MHARHRNPGNVYRSNSMAMGVPPEGSARGRGFYSEYRSFNRGFGRGQGQPKSFQQPPPMPRKSDVFMEAGRLAAEYLVSQGLLPPTILSGKIQNGTFRSEDGENFQLPHEGRSSVLTRLGNSSSDVGSGRRRYPDDYNSMGLRNYLNRRKKGGSFKSSSSDWGREYGRSGSWSEKGRASPDIGGDCDSYSGNQDEQISKDVGDGLQKPGLGEVAPKSEEFSGLESELEKYNIQDEMGSRASSSSVGKDLMHETDGEFSKKSVDSTNMDVEAGELKDEICNDETKEQDALEESAIKHYSLEDDTSTKTNNDLLAFCRFAKVPTKTRSSLTCKGQKVDSVSNNDVEKTSDTILPGGSEALGENNSLVSSVVDMLPDKTLDSKYHHPEISKPSRVQSVEGVGALGSVYGVEQGHFVRSQSFPDRALICDVDQGLGQGFSDLQKSSSMVQERGGKRTMEENDSVEATKKLREWFPSMVTQSNEYSIIPSMSDKKASSQETAAPCEVSLAVDLENSVNSFQFPRRVGEPCVGYVQEKQLFPGSYKICDLNLMEASDINENHHSDPTLIYPIIPKKEATMVDVDLSMSNSIMSGEYGRRTSDGKEIEIIDLENDSAQTDKALDNSEQKTETMFTVTEGFPNHVQNAGHIPDVQDNYDGLMITQLLNNFPDCPAVPVDINALQNEMTIHNGEGALGDDDSIYMSLGEIPLSMPDI; encoded by the exons atgcatgctagacatcgAAATCCTGGAAATGTTTATAGGTCCAATTCAATGGCGATGGGTGTGCCCCCTGAAGGGTCAGCTAGAGGCCGTGGATTTTATTCAGAATACCGTAGCTTTAATCGTGGTTTTGGACGTGGCCAGGGCCAGCCTAAATCTTTTCAACAACCACCACCAATGCCACGAAAAAGTGACGTTTTCATGGAAGCTGGTCGACTTGCAGCTGAGTACTTGGTTTCTCAAGGACTGCTGCCTCCTACCATACTCTCTGGTAAAATACAAAATGGTACTTTTAGATCAGAAGATGGAGAAAACTTTCAGCTTCCACATGAAGGCAGGTCATCAGTTCTCACTCGTCTTGGGAATTCTAGTTCAGATGTGGGGTCTGGTAGGAGAAGATACCCTGATGATTATAACTCAATGGGTTTGAGAAATTATTTGAATAGAAGGAAAAAAGGAGGATCTTTTAAGAGTTCTAGCTCAGATTGGGGAAGAGAATACGGGAGAAGTGGATCATGGTCTGAAAAAGGTAGGGCTTCGCCTGATATTGGGGGTGATTGTGATTCTTATTCTGGAAATCAAGACGAACAAATTAGTAAAGATGTTGGCGATGGATTGCAGAAGCCAGGTTTAGGAGAGGTGGCACCAAAAAGTGAGGAATTCAGTGGTTTAGAGTCTGAATTGGAAAAGTACAACATCCAGGATGAAATGGGCTCAAGGGCAAGTTCTTCTAGTGTTGGGAAAGATTTAATGCATGAAACTGATGGGGAATTCTCCAAGAAATCTGTAGATTCAACAAATATGGATGTGGAAGCTGGGGAGCTGAAGGATGAGATTTGTAATGATGAAACCAAGGAACAAGATGCCTTGGAGGAATCAGCCATCAAACATTATTCTCTGGAGGATGATACTTCTACCAAGACTAATAATGACCTGCTGGCATTTTGCAGATTTGCCAAGGTGCCAACCAAAACTCGTTCTTCTTTAACATGTAAAGGCCAGAAGGTTGATTCAGTTTCAAATAATGATGTGGAAAAGACTTCTGATACCATACTTCCCGGAGGATCTGAAGCATTAGGTGAAAATAACTCTTTGGTTAGCTCGGTTGTTGATATGTTACCAGATAAAACTCTTGATTCAAAGTACCATCATCCTGAAATATCTAAACCTTCACGTGTCCAGTCAGTTGAGGGTGTTGGAGCATTAGGTTCTGTTTATGGTGTTGAGCAAGGCCATTTTGTAAGGTCTCAATCCTTCCCAGATAGAGCTTTAATTTGTGATGTTGATCAGGGATTAGGTCAGGGGTTTTCTGATCTCCAAAAGTCCAGCTCCATGGTCCAAGAGAGAGGTGGAAAACGAACTATGGAAGAGAATGATTCAGTGGAGGCAACCAAGAAACTAAGAGAATGGTTTCCATCTATGGTTACTCAATCCAATGAGTACTCCATCATACCTAGTATGAGTGACAAGAAAGCAAGTTCACAAGAAACAGCTGCACCTTGTGAAGTGAGCCTGGCTGTTGATCTGGAGAACTCGGTTAATAGTTTTCAATTCCCAAGGAGAGTTGGTGAACCTTGTGTTGGGTATGTACAGGAGAAACAATTGTTTCCTGGTTCGTATAAAATTTGTGACCTTAATCTTATGGAAGCATCTGACATAAATGAGAATCATCATAGTGATCCAACTCTAATTTACCCTATTATTCCAAAAAAAGAAGCTACAATGGTTGATGTTGATTTGTCAATGAGTAATTCCATTATGTCTGGTGAATATGGTAGACGAACAAGTGATGGTAAGGAGATTGAGATAATTGATTTAGAGAATGATTCTGCTCAAACAGACAAGGCTCTCGATAATTCAGAGCAAAA GACAGAAACTATGTTTACAGTCACGGAAGGCTTTCCTAATCATGTACAGAATGCTGGTCATATTCCTGATGTTCAGGATAATTATGATGGGCTTATGATCACGCAATTACTAAATAACTTTCCAGATTGTCCTGCAGTACCGGTGGATATAAATGCTCTGCAGAATGAGATGACCATTCACAATGGAGAG GGGGCTCTTGGTGATGATGATTCAATATATATGTCCCTTGGAGAAATACCATTAAGTATGCCAGATATTTAA
- the LOC123201384 gene encoding chloride channel protein CLC-f-like, producing MSGDDRHLIRSNPVDLESADQQQQQSPATPISTKFQDLIKHLDRGFSGRRLTFKDPSYSPLHSYSPSSSLDHHYVDGRDDLADSAPPEWALLLIGCLLGLASGLCVAFFNKGVHVIHEWAWAGTPNEGAAWLRLQRLADTWHRILLIPVTGGVIVGMMHGLIEILNQIKQSNERTQSFDLIAGVFPTIKAIQAAVTLGTGCSLGPEGPSVDIGKSCANGFALMMENNRERRIALVAAGAASGIASGFNAAVAGCFFAIETVLRPLRAENSPPFMTAMIILASVVSSTVSTILLGTQSAFTVPSYDLKSAAELPLYLILGMLCGAVSVVFTHLVAWFTMSFNFIKEKFGLPPVVCPALGGLGAGIIALKYPGILYWGFTNVEEILHTGKSASAPGIWLLTQSAAAKVVATALCKGSGLVGGLYAPSLMIGAAIGAVFGGSAAQVMNSAFPGNAAVAEPQAYALVGMAATLASVCSVPLTSVLLLFELTRDYRILLPLMGAVGLAIWVPSVTNQKESEPSDTRTLAKTYSSLSPIEDRNEAVWRHMDGPDDLELSVIDNANCAAIDEDILLEELKVSKAMSKKFVKVSPSVTLKEAIKFMHDGQQQCILVVDDEDFLEGILTYGDIRRYLSKKLNDASLGDSTASDVNTCLVSSVCTRGIKYRGQERGLLTCYPDTDLSIAKELMEAKGIKQLPVIKRGREPRRRRKQRIAAILHYDSIWICLREEINHWKSVYQQSNGKSLDEIITNGH from the exons ATGTCAGGTGACGATAGGCATCTGATCAGATCAAATCCGGTGGATTTAGAATCAGCAGATCAACAGCAACAGCAATCCCCTGCCACTCCGATTTCAACTAAATTTCAAGACCTTATTAAGCACTTAGATCGTGGCTTTTCCGGCCGTCGTCTCACTTTCAAAGACCCATCGTATTCTCCGTTACATTCTTATTCTCCTTCCTCCTCCCTCGATCATCATTACGTGGATGGTCGTGATGATCTTGCTGATTCTGCTCCCCCTGAATGGGCTTTGCTTCTCATTGGTTGCCTCCTCGGCCTCGCCTCTGGTCTCTGTGTCGCTTTTTTCAATAAAGGG GTTCATGTAATACATGAATGGGCGTGGGCGGGTACGCCCAATGAAGGGGCCGCATGGCTGCGGTTACAGAGGCTTGCGGACACCTGGCATCGGATATTGTTAATTCCAGTTACTGGTGGGGTAATTGTTGGAATGATGCACGGTTTGATTGAgatattgaatcaaataaagCAGTCAAATGAGAGGACACAAAGTTTTGATTTGATTGCTGGAGTGTTCCCAACAATTAAGGCAATTCAGGCTGCTGTTACATTAGGTACCGGTTGTTCCTTGGGGCCTGAAGGTCCTAGTGTTGACATTGGAAAATCATGTGCTAATGGCTTCGCTTTAATGATGGAAAACAATAGAGAAAGAAGGATAGCTCTTGTTGCAGCTGGTGCTGCTTCTGGGATTGCTTCAG gtTTTAATGCAGCTGTCGCAGGTTGTTTCTTTGCTATCGAGACTGTCTTGAGGCCTCTACGTGCTGAAAACTCACCTCCATTTATGACTGCTATGATCATTCTGGCATCTGTTGTGTCATCTACTGTGTCAACGATTTTGCTTGGTACACAATCAGCTTTCACTGTGCCCTCATATGATTTGAAATCAGCTGCcg AGCTACCTTTATACCTGATATTGGGAATGCTATGTGGTGCTGTAAGTGTGGTCTTCACTCACTTGGTTGCTTGGTTCACTATGTCATTTAACTTTATCAAGGAAAAATTTGGCCTTCCTCCTGTTGTCTGCCCTGCTTTAGGTGGTTTAGGAGCTGGAATAATTGCTCTTAAGTATCCCGGAATACTATACTGGGGTTTCACAAATGTTGAAGAAATCCTTCACACTGGAAAAAGTGCCTCAGCTCCTGGAATCTGGTTGTTAACTCAGTCAGCTGCTGCTAAAGTTGTGGCTACAGCTTTGTGCAAGGGGTCCGGGCTGGTCGGTGGCCTTTATGCCCCAAGTTTGATGATTGGTGCTGCTATCGGTGCTGTCTTCGGAGGTTCAGCTGCCCAAGTTATGAATTCAGCATTTCCAGGAAATGCTGCTGTTGCAGAACCACAGGCTTATGCTCTG GTTGGAATGGCTGCTACTTTAGCTTCTGTTTGTTCAGTACCCTTGACATCAGTTTTATTACTGTTTGAGCTGACAAGAGATTACAGAATATTGCTCCCTCTCATG GGAGCTGTTGGATTAGCAATATGGGTTCCCTCAGTGACAAACCAGAAGGAGAGTGAACCATCTGATACACGGACTTTGGCAAAAACTTATTCCTCTCTTTCACCTATTGAAGATAGAAATGAAGCTGTATGGAGACACATGGATGGCCCAGATGACTTAGAACTCTCTGTCATAGATAATGCCAACTGCGCAGCAATAGATGAAGATATTCTTTTGGAAGAATTAAAG GTTTCTAAGGCTATGTCAAAGAAGTTTGTGAAGGTTTCACCTTCTGTGACCTTGAAAGAAGCAATAAAATTTATGCATGATGGACAACAGCAATGTATTCTTGTGGTTGATGATGAAGATTTTCTGGAGGGAATACTGACATATGGTGACATTAGACGTTACCTGTCCAAGAAGTTGAATGATGCTTCCTTGGGTGATTCAACTGCTTCAGAT GTGAATACATGCCTTGTTTCCTCTGTTTGTACTCGAGGGATAAAGTATCGAGGGCAAGAACGTGGGCTTTTAACGTGTTATCCAGACACAGATCTGTCTATTGCTAAGGAGTTAATGGAGGCTAAGGGGATCAAGCAGTTACCTGTAATCAAGCGTGGTAGAGAACCACGAAGAAGAAGGAAGCAGAGAATTGCTGCCATTCTTCATTACGACTCAATTTGGATCTGTCTAAG AGAGGAGATAAATCACTGGAAATCTGTATATCAGCAAAGTAATGGCAAAAGTCTTGACGAGATTATCACAAATGGCCATTGA
- the LOC123201385 gene encoding probable WRKY transcription factor 2, with amino-acid sequence MAGIDDNIVVIGDWVPHSPSTRAVFSAMLGDDIGSREPPSETRAEGLFSGSQEKMTSGNTGKKDRLQQGVSTELGHLSEQKSSSRGSLVERIAARTGSNAPRLNTESIRSSDLSPNPDIRSPYLTIPPGLSPTTLLDSPVFLSNALAQPSPTTGKFPYIPNGNGKSSLISDAPDKSKDNFFEDINASSFAFKPIAEAGSFSLSAPNKQFFPRIEVSVQSENSHQSQNVEPANIHSHYGNSLNLQRDFSRSSTEEDNRCNTINADQRVFDTVGGSMEYSPPLDGQQDEEGDQRGSGDSMVAGAGGASSDDGYNWRKYGQKQVKGSEYPRSYYKCTHPKCQVKKKVERSHEGHITEIIYKGRHNHPKPPPNRRSAIGSNPLLDMQLDNPEQAGLQSGADSDFVWANTQKGTTAGTLDWRQDNVEVTSAATVGPEHNQSTSLHAQTGTHFENGDAVDASSTFSNDDEEDDGGTHGSVGYDGEGDESESKRRKIEAYATEMSGATRPIREPRVVVQTISEVDILDDGYRWRKYGQKVVKGNPNPRSYYKCTSAGCTVRKHVERASHDLKSVITTYEGKHNHDVPAARNSSHVNSGSSNAVTAQAVAVSQTHIHRPEALQIHNGMGRFDRPAAFGSFRVPGRHNLGLTPGFSFAMNQPGLANLAMAGLGPGQAELPVHPYLIQQHQVNEMGFMMPKGEPKVEPMSEPGLNLSDRSAVYRQLMSRLPLGPQM; translated from the exons ATGGCTGGAATCGATGATAACATTGTTGTGATTGGAGATTGGGTGCCTCATAGTCCAAGCACAAGAGCAGTTTTCTCAGCAATGTTAGGTGATGACATTGGCTCAAGAGAACCACCTAGTGAAACTAGGGCTGAGGGACTCTTTTCAGGATCACAAGAGAAGATGACATCAGGAAATACTGGCAAAAAGGACAGGTTGCAACAGGGTGTGTCTACTGAGTTAGGTCATTTGTCAGAGCAGAAATCGAGCTCACGTGGTAGTCTTGTGGAAAGAATAGCGGCCAGGACTGGTTCAAATGCACCGAGATTAAATACTGAAAGCATCAGATCATCAGACCTTTCGCCAAACCCTGATATTAGATCTCCTTACCTGACAATACCACCTGGTCTCAGTCCAACAACACTGCTGGATTCTCCAGTTTTCCTTTCAAATGCACTG GCACAACCATCTCCAACAACTGGAAAATTTCCATATATCCCAAATGGTAATGGTAAAAGTTCATTAATCTCAGACGCCCCGGATAAAAgtaaagacaatttttttgagGACATAAATGCATCATCATTTGCGTTTAAGCCTATTGCAGAAGCAGGTTCTTTTTCCCTCAGTGCACCAAACAAG CAATTCTTTCCTAGAATTGAAGTCTCTGTTCAATCTGAGAATTCCCATCAGTCTCAAAATGTTGAACCAGCTAATATTCATTCTCATTATGGGAATAGCCTCAATCTTCAGAGAGACTTCTCCAGATCATCTACCGAAGAAGATAATAGGTGTAATACCATCAATGCAGATCAAAGGGTCTTTGATACTGTTGGTGGAAGTATGGAGTATTCTCCACCTCTGGATGGGCAACAGGATGAAGAAGGGGATCAAAGAGGCAGTGGAGATTCCATGGTTGCTGGTGCTGGAGGTGCATCGTCAGATGATGGATATAATTGGAGGAAATATGGACAAAAACAAGTGAAAGGAAGTGAGTATCCACGTAGCTATTACAAGTGCACACATCCCAAATGTCAGGTTAAGAAGAAAGTTGAGCGGTCTCATGAAGGCCACATAACAGAGATTATATATAAAGGAAGACACAACCACCCTAAGCCTCCACCTAACCGCCGATCAGCCATTGGATCAAACCCACTTCTTGACATGCAATTGGACAACCCTGAACAGGCTGGACTACAGAGTGGTGCTGATAGTGATTTTGTCTGGGCAAATACGCAAAAGGGAACTACTGCTGGAACTCTTGATTGGAGGCAAGACAATGTCGAGGTGACATCAGCAGCAACTGTGGGTCCTGAACACAACCAATCTACCTCTTTGCATGCCCAGACTGGTACACACTTTGAGAATGGTGATGCTGTGGATGCCTCATCGACCTTTTctaatgatgatgaagaagatgatggggGGACACATGGTAGTGTGGGTTATGATGGTGAAGGAGATGAATCTGAGTCAAAGAGAAG AAAAATTGAAGCTTATGCAACAGAAATGAGTGGAGCCACCAGACCTATTCGTGAGCCCAGAGTTGTGGTCCAGACAATCAGTGAAGTGGATATCCTTGATGATGGATATCGCTGGCGCAAATATGGGCAGAAAGTCGTGAAAGGAAATCCCAACCCAAG GAGCTATTACAAGTGCACTAGTGCAGGCTGCACAGTGAGAAAGCATGTGGAGAGGGCATCACATGACCTGAAGTCTGTGATCACCACATATGAGGGAAAGCACAACCATGATGTACCTGCAGCTCGTAATAGCAGTCATGTAAATTCTGGCTCCTCTAATGCTGTTACTGCCCAAGCTGTGGCTGTGAGTCAAACTCACATTCATAGGCCAGAAGCACTGCAAATTCACAATGGCATGGGGAGATTTGATAGGCCTGCTGCATTTGGTTCTTTCAGAGTACCTGGAAGGCACAATTTGGGACTTACTCCCGGCTTCTCATTTGCAATGAATCAACCAGGTCTGGCCAATCTAGCTATGGCAGGACTGGGCCCTGGCCAAGCAGAACTGCCTGTTCATCCATATTTGATTCAGCAACATCAAGTGAACGAAATGGGCTTCATGATGCCAAAGGGAGAACCAAAGGTGGAGCCAATGTCAGAACCTGGTCTAAACTTGTCTGATCGTTCAGCAGTGTACCGACAGCTTATGAGTAGGCTGCCTCTTGGACCTCAGATGTAA